The following proteins are encoded in a genomic region of Triticum dicoccoides isolate Atlit2015 ecotype Zavitan chromosome 1B, WEW_v2.0, whole genome shotgun sequence:
- the LOC119335410 gene encoding probable ascorbate-specific transmembrane electron transporter 1 yields MAVPAPAKAARALAATAAALVLLWCVHFRGGLALSSPTNKGLIFNVHPVLMLIGFIIIGSEAIMSYKTLPWSHDTNKTVHLILHAVALFLGSFGVYAAFKFHNESGIANLYSLHSWVGLGTIILYGLQWVSGFLTFFFPGASPTLRRAVLPWHVRAGLVVYVLALLAAELGFLEKLTFLQATGLGKYSSEALLVNFTALVVLLLGASVVLYVTAPAQSEHRLGYSSVRKS; encoded by the exons ATGGCCGTGCCGgcgccggccaaggcggcgcgcgCGCTCGCAGCCACGGCGGCGGCGCTCGTGCTGCTGTGGTGCGTCCACTTCCGCGGCGGCCTCGCCCTCAGCTCCCCCACCAACAAGGGGCTCATCTTTAAC GTTCATCCTGTCCTTATGCTGATCGGATTCATCATCATTGGGAGTGAAG CCATAATGAGCTACAAAACATTGCCATGGAGCCATGACACAAATAAGACGGTCCATTTGATTCTTCATGCCGTTGCGCTTTTTCTGGGATCGTTCGGGGTATATGCTGCCTTCAAGTTTCACAATGAAAGTGGAATCGCTAATCTATACAGCTTACACTCCTGGGTTGGACTTGGCACTATCATTTTGTATGGTTTACAG TGGGTATCTGGCTTTCTCACCTTCTTCTTTCCCGGCGCTTCGCCGACACTCCGACGTGCCGTGCTCCCATGGCATGTTCGTGCTGGGCTCGTGGTCTACGTGCTGGCGCTGCTCGCGGCCGAGCTGGGGTTCCTGGAGAAGCTCACTTTCCTTCAGGCCACGggtctgggcaaatacagctcagaaGCCCTGCTGGTAAACTTCACTGCCCTTGTTGTCTTACTACTGGGCGCATCTGTCGTGCTGTATGTCACTGCTCCTGCGCAGAGTGAGCACAGGCTTGGGTATTCATCGGTGCGCAAGTCCTGA